The Lactuca sativa cultivar Salinas chromosome 2, Lsat_Salinas_v11, whole genome shotgun sequence genome includes a window with the following:
- the LOC111912291 gene encoding ultraviolet-B receptor UVR8 isoform X1, which yields MNVEGDDDMKMEMKVDEKSVYMWGYLPGALPQRSPILSPVEVRLPQSIDAGQLWSDVCGGGCGFAMAISDTGKLITWGSTDDLGQSYVTSGKHGETPEPFPLPNEISITRAAAGWAHCVCVTGVGEVYTWGWKECVPSGKVIGDPNSGQSQEKDIFERQNPFLTEQGTILSPRSGGSRSSGVDGKAVGDESTKRRRVSSNKQAVESSSSGDEPLSALPCLVALSPGVRIATVAAGGRHTLALSVSDTGQVWGWGYGGEGQLGLGSRIRMVSSPHPIPCIVSSSVGKDRREGQGYRAPGSYIKGIACGGRHSAVVTDAGALMTFGWGLYGQCGKGSTDDELTPSCVSSLLGISIDSVAAGLWHTICISSDGDVYAFGGNQFGQLGTGTDQAETLPRLLDAPSLENEHARVVSCGARHSAVVTDGKVFCWGWNKYGQLGVGDVIDRNIPSEVGLQEGCVPRVVACGWWHTLLQAQSVT from the exons ATGAATGTTGAAGGCGATGATGATATGAAAATGGAGATGAAGGTTGACGAGAAGTCAGTGTATATGTGGGGGTATTTACCTGGAGCGTTACCTCAACGGTCACCGATATTGTCGCCGGTGGAAGTTAGACTCCCGCAGTCAATTGACGCTGGTCAGCTCTGGTCGGATGTCTGTGGCGGCGGTTGTGGATTTGCTATGGCCATTTCAG ACACAGGGAAGCTGATTACATGGGGTTCAACAGATGATCTTGGTCAAAGCTACGTGACATCAGGGAAACATGGG GAAACACCAGAACCTTTCCCTCTTCCAAATGAAATTTCAATAACAAGAGCTGCAGCAGGTTGGGCACATTGTGTCTGTGTAACAGGTGTAGGAGAGGTTTATACATGGGGATGGAAAGAGTGTGTACCTTCTGGGAAAGTTATTGGAGACCCAAACAGTGGTCAAAGCCAAGAGAAAGACATATTTGAGAGACAGAATCCATTCTTGACAGAACAAGGTACTATACTGAGCCCACGCTCGGGGGGATCAAGATCCAGTGGTGTAGATGGTAAAGCAGTTGGAGAtgaaagtacaaaaagaagacgCGTatcatcaaacaaacaagcaGTTGAAAGTTCATCTTCTGGTGATGAACCTCTCTCAGCTTTGCCCTGTTTGGTAGCATTGAGTCCAGGAGTAAGGATAGCAACAGTTGCAGCTGGTGGGCGACATACATTGGCATTATCAG TTTCAGATACAGGACAGGTGTGGGGTTGGGGGTATGGAGGTGAGGGGCAGCTAGGTTTGGGGTCTCGCATACGAATGGTGTCTTCTCCACACCCTATACCTTGCATAGTTTCATCTTCAGTAGGAAAAGATAGAAGGGAGGGACAGGGGTATAGAGCACCTGGAAGTTATATTAAAGGGATTGCTTGTGGAGGAAGACACAGTGCTGTCGTCACAG ACGCTGGGGCATTAATGACTTTTGGTTGGGGACTATATGGACAG TGTGGGAAAGGAAGCACAGATGATGAGTTGACCCCTTCATGCGTATCATCATTACTTGGCATCTCAATAGATTCAGTGGCTGCAGGCCTCTGGCACACAATCTGCATCTCATCAGATGGTGATGTCTATGCTTTTGGCGGGAACCAATTCGGCCAGTTGGGTACAGGAACTGATCAAGCTGAG ACATTGCCACGCCTTTTGGATGCTCCAAGTCTTGAAAACGAACACGCAAGAGTAGTATCTTGTGGGGCCCGCCACAGTGCTGTTGTTACAG ATGGGAAGGTGTTCTGTTGGGGATGGAATAAGTATGGGCAGCTTGGAGTTGGTGATGTAATTGACCGGAATATTCCATCTGAAGTTGGTCTGCAAGAAGGGTGTGTGCCCAGGGTGGTTGCGTGTGGCTGGTGGCACACACTTTTGCAAGCTCAATCCGTGACTTGA
- the LOC111912291 gene encoding ultraviolet-B receptor UVR8 isoform X2, which translates to MNVEGDDDMKMEMKVDEKSVYMWGYLPGALPQRSPILSPVEVRLPQSIDAGQLWSDVCGGGCGFAMAISDTGKLITWGSTDDLGQSYVTSGKHGETPEPFPLPNEISITRAAAGWAHCVCVTGVGEVYTWGWKECVPSGKVIGDPNSGQSQEKDIFERQNPFLTEQGTILSPRSGGSRSSGVDGKAVGDESTKRRRVSSNKQAVESSSSGDEPLSALPCLVALSPGVRIATVAAGGRHTLALSDTGQVWGWGYGGEGQLGLGSRIRMVSSPHPIPCIVSSSVGKDRREGQGYRAPGSYIKGIACGGRHSAVVTDAGALMTFGWGLYGQCGKGSTDDELTPSCVSSLLGISIDSVAAGLWHTICISSDGDVYAFGGNQFGQLGTGTDQAETLPRLLDAPSLENEHARVVSCGARHSAVVTDGKVFCWGWNKYGQLGVGDVIDRNIPSEVGLQEGCVPRVVACGWWHTLLQAQSVT; encoded by the exons ATGAATGTTGAAGGCGATGATGATATGAAAATGGAGATGAAGGTTGACGAGAAGTCAGTGTATATGTGGGGGTATTTACCTGGAGCGTTACCTCAACGGTCACCGATATTGTCGCCGGTGGAAGTTAGACTCCCGCAGTCAATTGACGCTGGTCAGCTCTGGTCGGATGTCTGTGGCGGCGGTTGTGGATTTGCTATGGCCATTTCAG ACACAGGGAAGCTGATTACATGGGGTTCAACAGATGATCTTGGTCAAAGCTACGTGACATCAGGGAAACATGGG GAAACACCAGAACCTTTCCCTCTTCCAAATGAAATTTCAATAACAAGAGCTGCAGCAGGTTGGGCACATTGTGTCTGTGTAACAGGTGTAGGAGAGGTTTATACATGGGGATGGAAAGAGTGTGTACCTTCTGGGAAAGTTATTGGAGACCCAAACAGTGGTCAAAGCCAAGAGAAAGACATATTTGAGAGACAGAATCCATTCTTGACAGAACAAGGTACTATACTGAGCCCACGCTCGGGGGGATCAAGATCCAGTGGTGTAGATGGTAAAGCAGTTGGAGAtgaaagtacaaaaagaagacgCGTatcatcaaacaaacaagcaGTTGAAAGTTCATCTTCTGGTGATGAACCTCTCTCAGCTTTGCCCTGTTTGGTAGCATTGAGTCCAGGAGTAAGGATAGCAACAGTTGCAGCTGGTGGGCGACATACATTGGCATTATCAG ATACAGGACAGGTGTGGGGTTGGGGGTATGGAGGTGAGGGGCAGCTAGGTTTGGGGTCTCGCATACGAATGGTGTCTTCTCCACACCCTATACCTTGCATAGTTTCATCTTCAGTAGGAAAAGATAGAAGGGAGGGACAGGGGTATAGAGCACCTGGAAGTTATATTAAAGGGATTGCTTGTGGAGGAAGACACAGTGCTGTCGTCACAG ACGCTGGGGCATTAATGACTTTTGGTTGGGGACTATATGGACAG TGTGGGAAAGGAAGCACAGATGATGAGTTGACCCCTTCATGCGTATCATCATTACTTGGCATCTCAATAGATTCAGTGGCTGCAGGCCTCTGGCACACAATCTGCATCTCATCAGATGGTGATGTCTATGCTTTTGGCGGGAACCAATTCGGCCAGTTGGGTACAGGAACTGATCAAGCTGAG ACATTGCCACGCCTTTTGGATGCTCCAAGTCTTGAAAACGAACACGCAAGAGTAGTATCTTGTGGGGCCCGCCACAGTGCTGTTGTTACAG ATGGGAAGGTGTTCTGTTGGGGATGGAATAAGTATGGGCAGCTTGGAGTTGGTGATGTAATTGACCGGAATATTCCATCTGAAGTTGGTCTGCAAGAAGGGTGTGTGCCCAGGGTGGTTGCGTGTGGCTGGTGGCACACACTTTTGCAAGCTCAATCCGTGACTTGA